One Vicia villosa cultivar HV-30 ecotype Madison, WI linkage group LG5, Vvil1.0, whole genome shotgun sequence genomic window, CTATCCATTTTCCCAAGGATTATGAGAGCTAAAACATCGAAAGAAGCCTGGAGTATCCTACAACAAGAGTTCGAAGGAGACTCAAAGGTGCGAAcggtgaagcttcaatctcttAAGAGAGATTACGAAAATGAAAGGATGAAGGAGAACGAGAGCCTGAATGAGTACTTCAACAGATTCTCCGAGTTGGTGAATCAGATGAAGTCGCATGGTGATACGATAGAAGATCGCAGAATTGTTGACAAAATTCTGATTAGTTTGACAGCAAGATTTGACCTAATGGTGGGTGTGATAGAGGAAACCAAGGATCTATCAACCTTGACTGTTCAAGGGTTGATGGGGTCTTTGAGATCCTACGAGCAAAGGATGTTACGACATTCTGAAAAATCAATTTAGAGTGCCTTTCAATCTAAACTCAACATTCAGTCCAACAATGGTGAAAATAAGCCCCAAATACAAACTAGAGGTGAGTCTTCTAGAGGTGACAGATTTGGAAGAGGCAGAGGCAGAGGTCGAAACCAACGTGGCAGATCTGGAAGAGGCGCAAATGGCAGAAGATGGAATGAAGCATCAAACAAATGGTGCAAAATTTGTAACAGCGGCACTCATGACGAGAAGGACTGTTGGAACAAAGGAAAACCGCAATGTCACAATTGCAAGAGATTCGGGCACCTTTAAAAGGATTGTCGTCTTGCAAATCAGCAACATGCTTCGTACGCAGAAGGAGAATCTGATGaaggaaatttgttttttgcttgTCAAAAAGCATTGCATGTAGAATGTAAAAATGTTTGGTATTTGGACAGCGGCTGTAGCAACCATATGACCGGACAGAAGGAAGCATCTATAAACATTGATTCTTCATTTGGCTCAAAAGTTAAATTGGGCAATGGAGAACATGTCGaagtgaaagggaaaggaagcattGGAGTCACCACAAAGCAAGGAAGCAAAGTCATGCATGACACGCTTTATGTGCTAGAATTAGACGAAAATTTGCTTAGCATTGGACAACTTCTGGAGCACGGCTATTCTCTAAACCTATAGAATAGAGAGTGCAGAATTTTTGACTCAGAAAGAAGAAGTGTTGCCGTTGTGAAGATGACTAGCAACAGGAGCTTTCCACTATGTTTCAACTATGAGAAAAATGTAAGCATGATGGCCAGAGAAGAGAATGACTCGTGTTTATGGCACAGGAGACTTGGGCATTTGAATTACGAAAGTCTCAAGTTactctatcaaaagaagatggtgtatggGCTACCAAGAATTGAAGAAAAATCTGGTGTGTGTGAAGGATGTGTCCTTGGCAAACACCACCGACAACCATTTCCAAAGGAAAGTGCATGGAGAGTAAAACAAGTGTTGGAACTTGTACACACAGATGTGTGTGTTCCTATGAATACTTTGTCTCATGGCAAAAACAGGTACTTTATCTTGTTTATTGACGACTTTACCCGCATGACTTGGGTATATTTCATGAGACAAAAATCTGAAGCGTTTGTAATCTTTAAGAAGTTTAAAgcattagttgaaaaacaaagtggCCGATTTATAAAGATGCTGAGAAGTGATCGAGGGAAGGAGTACACCTCAAGTgaatttcacaaattttgtgaagaTGAAGGTGTTGAAAGACAGCTCACTGTTGGCTATACACCTCAGCAAAATGGTGTATCTGAAAGAAAGAACCAAACTGTGATGGAGATGGAAAAATCTATGCTACTTGAGAAAGGTTTACCTAAAACCTTTTGGCCCGAGGCCGTTAACACTGCTGTGTATTTGATGAACAGGTGTTCAACAAAGGCCGTGTGGAAAAagactccatttgaagcttggagtggaagaacaccgtcgatgaaccatcttaaaatttttggatgtgtttgctatgctcaaattcctaaacaaaagaggacaaagctggaagaaacaagtgaaagatgtgTCTTTATTGGCTATAGTTCCATGTCAAAGGGTTATAAACTTTACAACTTGAAGATAAACAAGGTGATCATTAGTCGGGATGTTGTATTTGATGAGAatgcttcttggaattgggaagaagacAAAATGAAGGAGAAAACAGTCCCAGCaatcatattacaacaacaaaattcagcACCTGAGAATGAGCAACGAGCCCCATGTACACCAAGTTCCTCATCCTCTCCAAGTTCATCAAGTTCAAGTTCATCATCTCCCAGCTCAACTCcaataaaattgaaggatttgagtgatatttatgcaAGATGTAACTATTATGTTGTGGAACCAGACAATTTTgatgaagcaatcaaagaatatgtttggaggaatgcgatgcaagaagagataaatgccattgagaaaaacaaaacatGGCAGCTAGTTGAAAAGCCAAATGACAAAGAAGCTATTGGGGTAAAGTGGGTGTACAAATTGAAGCATAATCCAGATGGGTTAATTCAAAAAGCCAAGGCTAGATTGGTAGTAAAAGGCTATGCACAACAGCCTGGAATTGACTATAGTGAAACTTTTGCCCCAGTTGCAAGATTAGATACTGTACGAACAGTTATTGCATTAGCAGCTCAGAAAGGGTGGAACCTGTACCAACTTGATGTGAAGTCAGCTTTCCTgaatggagaattaaaagaagaggtatatgtgcagcaacctcaaggctttgtgactaaaggccaagaagaaaaagtttacaagttgacgaaagctctctatgggttgaaacaagcccctagagcatgGTATAGTGAAATTGACACCTACTTCATTCAACAAGGATTTCAAAGAAGTCAGAGTGAGCATACCTTGTATGTGAAGCATCAAGGTAAAGATGATATCCTTCTTGTTgccctttatgttgatgatttggtgtatacgggtaacaacaagaaaatggttgaaaattttaaaatagaaatgatgaaaaaatatgagatgagtgatcttggcttgctgccattttcttggtattgaggtttaccaagatgaatatggagtttttatttgtcaaaggagatatgctgaaaatattttgaaaaagtttggcATGAAAGACTGCAAACCTGTTGACATTCCTTTAGTGgtgaatgaaaaattaaagaagGAAGATGGTGGAAGATTAGTAGATGCAAGCATGTATAGAAGTTTGGTTGGAAGCTTGCTTTATCTAAAAGCTACACGACCCGACTTAATGTTTGCTGCTAGTTTACTCtcaaggttcatgagtaaaccgagTCACTTACACCTTGGAGCAGCAAAAAGAGTTCTAATGTATGTCATGGGAACCATGGAGCATGGAATCAggtttgaaaagagttttaaactcAAAATTAAAGGCTACTGTGACAGTGATTGGGCTGGAAGTGTTGATGACACGAAAAGCACTTCTGGTTATGTGTTCAGCCTGGGTTCAGGAGTAATTTCTTGGTGTTCAAGAAACAAGACACTGCGCAATCTTcagctgaagcagaatatatGACAGCTGGTTTGGCTACACAACAATCATTGTGGTTGAGAAGAATACTTGAAGATATCGGAGAAAAGCAAGAAGAAAGTCTGCTGCTTCACTGTGACAATAAATCAGCAATAGCCATGGCGAAGAATCCTGTTTTCCACAGTCGAACAAGAGCAGCTTAGTGATGCCGTATATATGAGAGAATACCACCAACAAGGATAAAAGTACCTGCAGAATTGTCGTGGATACCGTATATATGAGAGACGGTTATAACCACCCCCTTATTTTGTGGCATAAAACACGAGGGTCCATTAGATCATATCTAACTGTAGATAAACGTCTACAAGATGGATCGAGTATGAGTTCAATAGGTGCAGGTGGATTAGACCCTAACCCTGTCTTAGATACGCCTTTGGACGGTTAATTAGACCTACACATCATTGGACCTACAACCGTCAAAAAAATACTGAAACTTTCCAAGTCAATCCATTAAttcttaaaaggaaaaaaaactattgagatttatgaaaaaattaattaatttattaataacagATAGAAACTTATATTTCGTTTTCAAGTGCATGTTTGACTTACAATAAATTATGCTAAATGCCACCCAAAACAGCATCTGCAATAACAGACGAAATATTTGAACGTGGCTAAAACCACATACCACTTACATTTCCTTCATTCGTTAGAATGTTTAATTTTTGTGTTTACTTCTTACAAAgacttttttgtttgattttgtatATCTTTAACGACTTCAGTTGCCAGAGCAGACCGCAACCCAAAGAATATACTCTTATTATTAGTTCATATTGATTTCTAAAAACTAAACTAATTTACAATTTGTTTGTAAGAAATATGAAGTAATCAAATAGagagaaataattattttttcatgtaaagtcaactatccagatttCTCATGCAAGAAAATGTTGAAATGTCATAAAGTTGGTAAATCAAAAGAAACCAAATCAAAGTCAAACTTAATGAACATCAAGTGGTTATAAACTTAAATTCATGTTTACAACTCTTCAATAAGCAAATAAAGCAATTGAACAAAGAAGCCATTTTCTGAATTCTGTCATCACTAAAAAATGTCCAACAATAACCATAATCACACATTTCCAATTTCAGCTACTTTGTTGATTTTCTTGTTGCTAAATCTATGTCAAGAGAATTCAGGTTTAACACAATATGAAGCCTTGTTAAAGTGGAAACAAAGTCTCCCTCAACAACCGATTCTTGATTCATGGATCATTAACAACTCAAGTTCAACACAAACACCATGTTTATGGAGAGGTATCACTTGTGATTCAAAAGGAGATGTGACAATTCTAAACATGTCATATACTGGACTTCAAGGTAATCTTAATCACTTGAACTTATCAGTTTTTCCAAACCTTCTTCGTCTCGATCTTAAAACAAACAATCTCACCGGTGTCATACCTGAAAACATCGGCgttctttcaaaactccaatttcTTGATCTTTCTACTAATAATTTCACCGGAACTTTGCCTCTTTCTATTTCCAATTTGACTCAAGTTTACGAGCTTGATGTTTCGAGAAATGATGTGTCTGGTATATTAGACCGTCGTTTGTTTCCTAATAAGCCCAGTTCTAAAACTGGGCTTATCAGCATTAGGAATCTTCTTTTCCAAGATACCCTCTTGGGTGGTCCGTTACCGAACGAAATAGGGAACATAAAAAACTTGACCTTACTAGCACTCGACGCAAACAATTTCTCCGGGCCTATTCCTTCATCTTTAGGAAACTGTGAACATTTAAGCATTCTTAGATTGAATGAAAACTATTTCTCTGGACCAATTCCACCAAGTCTTGGCAAATTGACCAATCTAACCGATCTTCGGTTTTTCACCAATGAATTAAATGGCACTGTTCCACAAGAATTCGGAAACCTTTCTTCCTTGGTTGTTTTACATCTTGCTGAAAACAACTTCATTGGTGAGTTACCACCAGAAGTTTGTAAAAGTGGCAAGCTTGTGAATTTCAGTGCAGCCTATAACAGTTTCACAGGTCCAATTCCAAGAAGCCTTAGAAATTGTCCTTCTTTGTATAGAGTTAGAATTGAATACAATGAGTTAACCGGTTATGCAGATCAAGATTTCGGAGTTTATCCGAATCTTAATTACTTGGATTTCAGCTATAACAAGGTGGAAGGTGATTTATCTTCTAAGTGGGGGTCTTGCAAGAACTTACAATCACTCAATATGGCTGGTAATTCGGTGAATGGTAACATTCCAACTGAGATTTTTGAATTGAAGCAGTTACAAGAGCTTGATCTATCATTTAACCAATTATCAGGAACTATTCCTTCTCAAATTGGAAACTCTTCGAATTTGTATACTTTAAGTTTGGGTGGAAATAGGCTTTCTGGTAAGATACCAATCGAAATTGGAAAGCTTTCAAATTTGCAACATTTAGACCTTTCGATGAACATGTTGTTGGGAGAAATTCCATCTCAGATAGGAGATTGTTCCAAATTGTTGAATTTAAATTTGAGTAACAATCATTTGAATGGAACGATTCCGTTCCAAATAGGACAACTTGCATCTTTACAAGACTTTTTGGACTTGAGTTACAATTCGATTTCAGGGGAAATTCCTTCGAATATTGGCTTGCTTTCGAATTTGATAAGCTTGAATATCTCAAACAATAATTTATCAGGTTCTATTCCTGATGGAATTAGTGACATGTTGAGTTTATCAAGTCTTAACCTCTCTTACAATAATTTAGAGGGTAGTGTTCCTAAAGGTGGCAATGGCATATTCAAAGTCAATTCTTCTCATGTTATTGATTTGAGCAACAACCAAGGTCTATGTGGTGAATTCCAAGGTTTGAAACCTTGTAATGTTTCACTCATTCAACCTGGTGATGGGAGTAACAAAAAAAAGGTTTGGATTCCAATTGTTGCTTCTTTAGGAGGTGCACTTTTTCTATCATTGGTGTTTGTTGGTATATTTTTCTTGTGCTACAagaaaagttcaagaacttcaagaattAAAAAGCCTTCATTCAATATACCAAATCCATTCTCAATTTGGTACTTCAACGGAAGAGTTGTATACGGCGACATAATTGAAGCTACCAATAATTTCGACGATAGGTATTGTATCGGAGAAGGAGCATTCGGGAATGTTTACAAAGCCGAACTAAAAGGAGGTCAAATATTCGCGGTGAAAAAGTTGAAATGCGACGAAGAGAATTTAGACACTGAAAGTATAAAAACATTTGAAAATGAGGTTGAAGCTATGACAGAAACAAGGCACAGAAACATTGTGAAGCTTTATGGATTTTGTTGTGAAGGGATGCATACATTTCTTGTTTATGAATATATGGATAAAGGAAGTTTGGCTGATATGTTGATGGATGATAAGAAAGCACTAGAACTTGATTGGGTTAAAAGGGTTGAGATTGTTACAGGTGTTGCAAGTGCTTTATCTTATATGCATCATGATTGTTCACCACTTTTGATTCATAGGGACATTTCAAGCAAgaatattttgttatcttcaaatCTTGAAGCTCATGTATCAGATTTTGGTACTGCAAGGTTTCTTAAGCCAAACTCACCTATTTGGACTTCATTTGCAGGCACATATGGTTATGCTGCTCCAGGTAATGTTATCTAACTGTCTTATGTTCTAAAATATCGAAAATACTATTTTTCGATTTCTTGTTTTCGTGTTACTAATTTTCACTATTTTCTTGCTACTATAGAGCTTGCTTACACAATGGCGGTGACAGAAAAATGCGATGTATTCAGCTTTGGTGTTTTAGCATTTGAGATTCTAACTGGAAAACACCCTGGTGATCTTGTATCTTACATACAAACTTCTAATGATCAAAAGATAGATTTCAAAGAGATTTTAGATCCTCGTCTACCTTCTCCTCCGAAGAATGTTTTGAAGGAGTTGGTTTTGGTTGGAAACTTGGCTCTTTCTTGTTTACACACAAATCCTCAATCTAGACCTACCATGAGAAGCATAGCACAATTTCTAGAAATGGAGACTACATATAATTCTTGATTGATGTTCTTTACTTGTTTTTGGTCTATTTGGTTTGTATATAGACACTTGTTGTGTATATCATACTGATTGTTATTCCCTTTGTCAAAAGGAACCATGTATAATGAAATGATGTAAAGGCATATAATATGAACAACTTTTATTGTGTTCTTTGTAATTCATTTTAGAATGTGTTTAAATGTatcattgaattttttttagaggAAAAGACAATTACTTCATTTCATTAACAATAAGAGAATGTATACATGTTGGTACATCATTAAAAATCTCAAAACTAGCGAAAGATGTAGTCGCCCGAGTCAAGACATGAGCAACTTCATTTGCTTGTTTCCTAATGaacttaacatgagagttccATAATAACAATGCTAGAGACCGTTTACATTCGAGGGTAATAGCACCACAATCCGTATTATTAGGATGAGATCTTTTTACATTATCCACAACACTTTTAGCATCCAACTCAAAATCCACATTATCATAACCAAGCGTATGCACCCATTTTATAGCTTATAGCAGCCCCATTGCTTCTCCAACAGCAACTTCAGTGATAGGAGAGAACCACTATGTCCTGGCTGCTTTAAAAATACCTTTATCGTCCCTGATGCAAGCACCTATGTCAACTTTATTATTTGAAAAAGAAGCATCAATGTTGCATTTGAGACAATCACCCGACGGTTTACTCCAAGTAAGAGCAACAGAAGGGAGAACTTAAAAAAATATCTCTCAACTGTGTCAATATCTCTCaactatgattttttttttattttaagactTGTTTGCAAGTTTGAAGGAGAGGGGAaaggaaggcttccaaaaacgagtttttaaaaaaatatcgaaaaatatttgacattttttaagaaaataatttgtatagaatgataaaagagtgtgTATCAtaactaaattttttattttataatactataacgacataaaagatatttagaaaatttatgtaagccctccaataAGTGTAAGCCAAATTGAACATATAGTTTAAGCATTTGCATTTAATTAACATTTGAGTTTCATTTGGTTAGCATTTATATTTGGGGTGTTAGTATATGAACCCATTGATATTTGCCTTTGTAACAGAAATCACCTTTTTCAATTTGAGATAGAAAGTTagttacattctctctctttctttctctttgcatcttcatcttcaacttttTGCTCTAACAATTGATATCTAGAGTTCCGATTAGATTCACAAAGAAACACGAGTGTACGTGAGGCGTTTGTGATTGCTTTCGTTTCTTGAATTCACGTTGAATTTacgattgaaataaaaaaaatcacatttcttaatactttgagattgGGAAACACGGGTGTTGGTGAGATCTGAGTGAATTTTCACAAGAATAAGATGAACGACCAAAAAGGTAGTTTGAACACAAAGCTTCCAGTATTTGATGGAAAGAAATGGAACCAGTGGATGATTCGGATGTGTATGTTGTTTGGCGCTTAAGATATTCTTGATCTTGTCAATGACGATTACAAGCCGGTtgcaacagatgcaacgaaagcgCAAATAAGCGCCCAAAGATAATTGAGGAAGAAGGACCAGAAGGTGTTGTTCTATATCCACCAGTGTATGGATTAGATTGTGTTTGAGAAGATCGCTGATTAAACGATGGCGAAGATCACGCGGGATACACGGGTACGGTGCTACAACGATGATGCATctgtgaagaaggtgaagcttcagagTCTATGTAAGAAGTATGAGAATCTTAACATGAAGAATAATGAAAAGGTGTCAGATTACATCTCCAAAGTGGTTGTGGTCCCCAATGTGATAAAGGCCTGTGGTTAAACGCTCTATGAACTAGTTATTATTGATAAGGTACTCAGATCCCTTACACCTCAATTTGATTACATAGTTGTAGCAATTGAACATTCTAAGAACCTAAGCACCATGAGAATTGAAGAGCTATAGAGCAGTCTAAAGgaacaagagttgcgtctgactgagagaagcACTAAAAGAGAGGTAGAGTATGCTTTGAAAGAGTCTTCTAGTAAGAAGAATCAAAAGCAGTCTTGGTCAAAGGCCAAGAAGAGACGTGGTGGTTCTCAGAAGTCAGAAGCCTCTGAATCTTATGAAAAAAACATCAGAAAGGAAAGGAGAGATGTGACAAGAGAAAGGTTCAGTGTTACAATTGTAATAGGTTTGGTCATTTTACTAAGGACTATGGTCAAACAAGGAAAGGAAGTCATAAGAAGAAAACATAGCCAAATGAGATTCTGATGATAAacatgtgctattgatggcttttgAATCTGATGGTGGATATTTGGTAgactggtggtatatggacactggctgCTCAAATCCCCTAATTGGAAACAAACATTGGCTAACTGATTTTGACTCTAGAaagaggacaaagatcagatgtgctgatgataagtaccacTTACTCCCGTAGGACCGTGAACTTCCCGATTCCAGCTTCCTTGATCATATCTAGTTTTTCTCTCCAGTGTGATTGACTGTTTCGAACTATTGACTCCTCCTTCAGTCCCACCTGGACCCTCATATACCTCATTCATGGGAGGGGGCATTCTTTCATGACACCTCTATGCCTCCCTTAGACTTACAGATGTCGCTAGGGTTACCCTCAACGTACACACGTGACATTTTTCCAATAGGCGAGCTTCCTCATATCGACCCGACACGTGTGCCATCTTTGGAGTCGGACGTAGGTGGAGTAGGGGATGGCATAGGGGGAGTAGGGGATGACGTAGGTGGagaagaggatgatgatgataatgatcccTTAGAGCACGATTATGATAGCGGATAGGATGGCTCTGATCATACCCTGTTGAGCGTTTGTAGGGGTTTGTGTGGAGATGGAGCTGTAGAGTATTGAGGTTGTCATTAAATTTTGATCATGGTAGTTAGGGATTAGACGAGAGTAGTATTTTCAGCACTAGATGACGGTTACTGTATGCGTGGTTCGGACTTTCCCTGGGGCAGCTCTCCTGCGTGAGTGTCTGCCGGGGACTCTTATTTTATCGTTTTATGGTTTGTATTAATAATCACCATCAGCACTTATTAACTTGTGACACTACGCCATATTTATGTATAGTATGTTTTTCTTATGTTCTAATCTATGTTATCTAATTTTCCTTATAAACCTAGGTCAAGTTTTAGAACATATCTAAATACAAAACTCATCATAgggtttaattattttattttataaataaaaagggACGTTATTTTGCATAAGGAAAAccattaattgatttatttatggAAATAGTCCCTTTTAAAAATACACCCTCGTTGTTAAAAATC contains:
- the LOC131606576 gene encoding MDIS1-interacting receptor like kinase 2-like, coding for MSNNNHNHTFPISATLLIFLLLNLCQENSGLTQYEALLKWKQSLPQQPILDSWIINNSSSTQTPCLWRGITCDSKGDVTILNMSYTGLQGNLNHLNLSVFPNLLRLDLKTNNLTGVIPENIGVLSKLQFLDLSTNNFTGTLPLSISNLTQVYELDVSRNDVSGILDRRLFPNKPSSKTGLISIRNLLFQDTLLGGPLPNEIGNIKNLTLLALDANNFSGPIPSSLGNCEHLSILRLNENYFSGPIPPSLGKLTNLTDLRFFTNELNGTVPQEFGNLSSLVVLHLAENNFIGELPPEVCKSGKLVNFSAAYNSFTGPIPRSLRNCPSLYRVRIEYNELTGYADQDFGVYPNLNYLDFSYNKVEGDLSSKWGSCKNLQSLNMAGNSVNGNIPTEIFELKQLQELDLSFNQLSGTIPSQIGNSSNLYTLSLGGNRLSGKIPIEIGKLSNLQHLDLSMNMLLGEIPSQIGDCSKLLNLNLSNNHLNGTIPFQIGQLASLQDFLDLSYNSISGEIPSNIGLLSNLISLNISNNNLSGSIPDGISDMLSLSSLNLSYNNLEGSVPKGGNGIFKVNSSHVIDLSNNQGLCGEFQGLKPCNVSLIQPGDGSNKKKVWIPIVASLGGALFLSLVFVGIFFLCYKKSSRTSRIKKPSFNIPNPFSIWYFNGRVVYGDIIEATNNFDDRYCIGEGAFGNVYKAELKGGQIFAVKKLKCDEENLDTESIKTFENEVEAMTETRHRNIVKLYGFCCEGMHTFLVYEYMDKGSLADMLMDDKKALELDWVKRVEIVTGVASALSYMHHDCSPLLIHRDISSKNILLSSNLEAHVSDFGTARFLKPNSPIWTSFAGTYGYAAPELAYTMAVTEKCDVFSFGVLAFEILTGKHPGDLVSYIQTSNDQKIDFKEILDPRLPSPPKNVLKELVLVGNLALSCLHTNPQSRPTMRSIAQFLEMETTYNS